The DNA sequence AAAGCCGGACGGGTGGCTCCGGCCCGGGGCCTGATGCTGGAAGGCGTTGCCTATGACCCGCAGGATATTGGACGGGATGGAAATTTTCATGGATCTTAAGGCGATGCTGGATTACTTTTTTCGCGGAAACTGGGAAGATTACCGGTTTCCGCTGTTTACCCCAGTCCACTTTCTGCTGATGGGACTGACTCTGGCCGGAATCTGGATGATCCGGAACTGGCGGGAACCCTTGAAGCGGGATCCTCGTCAAAGACTCCGCCGGTTCCTCATCGGCGGGCTGCTGCTGGAGCAGGTAACCCAGTATGGCTGGTACGCGCTGGCCGGGACCTTTACACTGGGTGACGGACTGCCCCTTTATATCTGCCGCACAGCCATTCTGGCCATTCTGCTGGCACTTCTGACCAGACAGTCCTGGGCCAGACACCTGGCGGTCTACTGGGGAACCTTCGGGGGTGTCCTGGCCTTAGTCTTCCCGGTGGTTTATCCGATGCATTTTCCCCACGTTACCAGCTTTACCTATTTTGGCGGCCACATTTTGATGGTCTGGGCCGTGGCTTATCTCCTGGCGGTGGAGGAAATCCGCCTGACCAGGCAGGGACTGATCTTCAGTCTGTTCTTCACCAATGCCTTCAATTTGTTTGTCCTCTGGCTCAATCCAAGGATCCAGGGAAATTACAGCTATTTTGAGTTTCCCCCGATGTTTTCCGAACAGCTGAGCCAGCTGCCGCGGCCGGTCTATCTTGGGGCCGTTTTTCTAATTTACAATCTCCTGATTCTCCTGATTCATCGCGTATTCAGACCCACAGCCAGTCCCGGACAGAATCCGGACAACGACCGCGCGGCCATCACCGCAGCAACCCATCAGAACAAGGAGTGAATCCATTGAAACAAATGAATAAATCTTCCCATCCTCAGACAGCATGGGACAACCACGGGAGGCACGTCATATGCTGATGCAGCTGCCGCGGCCCACGGCCAAACTGGCCGTTCGGTTCCTCTTTTATGTCATCGGCCTGTTTATCCTGGCTCTGGGCGTCGCTTTTTCCGTCAATTCCCGACTGGGTGTATCCCCGGTCAGCTCGCTGCCCTATGTCGCCAGCCTGATCACCGGCCTGAATCTCGGACTTATGGTTATGGCCAGCTACCTGATCTACATCGCGCTTCAGATGATACTCCTGGGCAAAAAATTCCGCTGGATCGATCTGACGCAGCTCCTGTTTTCCGTCCTGTTCGGCTACTTTGTGGATTTTACAAAAGTACTGCTGGGGGATTTCCGAATTCCGACTTACCCCGGACAGCTCCTGATGCTGGGCATCAGCATGCTCCTGATCAGTATCGGCGTCGTTCTCTATGTCAATGTCAACCTCATCAACATGCCCATGGAGGCTTTGACCGTGGCCGTACGCGACCGACTGTTCCCCAAACGGACCTTTTCCGATGTGAAAATCATGCTGGATACCACTGTGGTGACCACAGCGATTCTGCTGTCCTTTCTATTCCTGAAAAATGTGTCGGGGGTGCGCGAAGGAACCGTGCTCTCAGCGCTGCTGGTTGGACGCATCATGAAGGTGATTCATCCGATCATTGTACCCCGTCTGAGAAAAATTTGTTTCTAGGTCGAAAAAGTGCATTATTCGTTTGACACACGCCGATGCGTGTAATATAATACTAATGTTTGTTATATGAAAAAGTAAGGATTCACTAGCCCCGAATCCTATTTTTTACAGCGGACAGTAAAACGGGAGGTTTAAAGATGAAATCATATTTAGCGAAAGCTGGAGAAATTGAAAGAAAATGGTATGTCGTCGATGCTGCCGGAAAGCCTCTTGGTAGAGTGGCTAGTCAGGTTGCATCAATCTTGAGAGGAAAGAATAAACCTGAGTTCACTACCAATGTAGACACAGGTGATTTTGTAATAATCATCAATGCAGAGAAGGTCGTTCTGACCGGCAAGAAGCTGGATCAGAAGATGCTGCGTCATCATTCCCTGTATCCGGGCGGACTGAAGGAAACTCCTTACCGTGTGGTAATGGAAAAGAAGCCTGAATTCGCAATGACTGAAGCTGTCAGAAGAATGCTGCCCAAGGGTGTCCTTGGCCGTCAGATGGCAACAAAGCTGAAGGTATACAGAGGATCCGAACATCCTCACGCTGCACAGAATCCAGAAGTTCTGGAACTGAAGTACTAAGGGGAGGAAATCAGTAAATGGCAAAAGTTCAATACATGGCCACAGGAAGAAGAAAGAAATCCGTTGCGAGAGTAAGACTTGTTCCCGGTGAAGGCAAAGTCATCATCAACAAGAGAGAATTCGAAAACTATTTCCCGATGGAAACCACCCGTCTGATCGTTAATCAGCCGCTGGAACTCGTTGGAATGAAAGCCACATTTGATGTCCTGGTTAACGTCCACGGCGGCGGAACCACCGGACAGGCCGGAGCAATCCGCCACGGAATTTCCCGCGCCCTGGTCAAATCCGATGAGAACCTCAAACCGGAATTGAAGAGAGCAGGATTCCTGACCCGAGATTCCAGAATGAAGGAAAGAAAGAAGTACGGCTTGAAGAAAGCTCGTAAGTCTCCTCAGTTCTCCAAGAGATAAGGATCTCACCACCAATCGAATATCAAAAGGATGTTTTCAAACTTGCATTGCATTGGAAACATCCTTTTTTTCTCTATTACGAGTCCTTTCCGACTTCAGATCATAAACGCCCATGGTCATCCCTGCCAGGGATCGGAGGCAGGTTTGGCAGCAGGGCTGGCTTTGCTTATCCAGGACTGCATTTGCGCATACAGGAACTATTCGGAGGATCCCCGGAATGAACCATCGCATTCGCGCGAGAAATCATCATCCTTTATAATGAGTTTAGAACGATTAACAAGGAGGGGCAGAGGATGAATCAAATGACGGAATCGGATCCGATTCGCCTGATCAAAGGCTATCAGGCAGATCCGGAACAAAGAGCGTCCTTTAACCGGCTGGCGACTTCTGTCTTTGGACTGGATTTTGAAGACTGGTATCAACTGGGGTGCTGGAATGAGAAGTATATCCCGTATTCGATTTTTCGACAGGGTGAGGTCATTGCCAATGTCTCGGTCAGCCCCATGGTGTTCTTGGACGACAACCGGCCGGCTCGGCTGCTGCAGCTGGGAACCGTGATGACACGGGTGTCCGAGCGTGGAAAAGGCTGGATCCGGCTTCTCCTGGATGAGGTTCGCCGGGATTTTGGCGGTCAGACAGACGGGTGGTTTCTTTATGCCAATGACTCGGTGGTCGGCCTTTATCCTAAATTTGGCTTTCGTCCCCATACCGAGCAGGAGTTTTACAAGGCTGTGATCAATCAAGGCACTGCCCGCGTCCGCAGCCTGCCGCTGCAAAGTGATGCAGACCGGGCCCGGCTGGTGGAAGCGATTCGTGCCAGCGCGATTCAGCACCGCATGTGGCTTCAGGATCCGGTACCCCTGCTGCTGTTCTACCTGACGAAGTTCATGCCGGAATCGGTGTATTATCTGGAGGAGCAGAACTCCTGGATGATTGCTGAGATCCAGGAGGATACCTTGATTCTGCATGAGGTATTTGGGCCGGATCCTGTCAACCTGCATCAGGTGATCCAGGGATTCGGCGGCGGCATCCGGGAAGCGGTGATTGTGTTTGCTCCGCTGGATCCGAAGGGGTTTTCGGTCCGGCCATTGATCCAGGACGATACCACCTGCTTTGTCCAGGGGGCATGGTTTGAGCATCCCGTTGGCCGAATTCCCGGCCTGGCCCGGACCTGAAGACACAGGCGGATCCGATCGGGACACAGGGACCGACGGACCGTTTGGTAACTACGGAAAAAGGCTGGTATAATGGCTATACCGCATGAGGAGGTACGTATGAGAATTGTAATCGGAGGCGGGGGGAAAGTTGGTACGTTCCTGTGTCAGGAACTGTCCAAGGCCAACCATGACGTCTTTTTAATAGAAATGAAAGAACAGATCCTTCAGGATATCATTGACATGAACGACATCACCGGAATTGTGGGGAATGCGGCGGACTATGAAACGCTGATGGAAGCGGAGATCCATCGGGCGGACATGTTCATTGCCGTAACCAGCTCCGATGAGGTCAACATGATCGCGGCGATCCTGGCCAAGCATCTGGGAGCTCACCATACCACGGTCCGTGTCCGCAATCCCATCTATACCAACAAGAACAACATGCTCAATCAGGGACTGGGGCTGGATGTGCTGATTAATCCGGACTATGAGGCCGCCTTCCACATTGCGGGGCTGATCCGGAATTCCCATGCCCTGAATATCGAAAGTTTTTCCAATAACCGGGTCAGTCTGATTGAACTGCACATCGATCCGGGCAGCAAACTGCACAATATGCCCCTGGTAGAGTTCCGGCAGCGGTTTGGAGCTATTCTGGTTACGGTCATCGAGCGCAATGGCGAGGTGATCATTCCGGACGGCACCACCAGACTTCAGACCGGCGACAACTTCTTTATCGTCGGGGAGCGCAGTGCCATCAGCAACTTCTACACGCTGGTCGGCCGCTCTGAGAAGACCATCCGCAGCGTCCTGATTCTGGGAGGCGGCCATATTTCGTTCTATCTGGCCAAGCTCCTGGAATCCAGCGGCAAGGAAATCACCATCCTCGAGGTGGACCCAGCCCGGGCAGAAGAGCTGTCGGAACAGCTTCCCTTCGCCCGGATTCTGCAGGGTGACGGTTCCGATCAGGATTTTCTGGAAGAAGCCCGGATTTCATCCTATGACTGCATGGTCACTCTTACCGGAATTGACGAGGAGAACATCATTGCCTCGCTGTTCGGCCTCCACAAAGGCGTGCAGAAGATCATCACGAAGGTCAACCGCACCAACATCCTGAAGCTCCTCCAGAACCAGGGCATTGACGCGGTGGTCACCCCCAAGTTCCTGGTGGCCAACCGGATTCTGAAAAAAGTTCGCTCGGTGGAATCATCCCGGTCATCCAATGTCGATGACATCTATCGGATTGCCGGCAACAACGCCGAAGCTCTGATGTTCACCATCAACAAGGAAAGCCGAGCACTGAACGTCCCGCTGCGCAAACTGAAAATCCGCAAAGACGCCATCATTGCCTGCATCCTGCGCGGCAGCCAGATCATCTATCCGGATGGCAATACGACGATTCAGTCCAGCGATCAGGTGCTGGTGGTCACAACCAGCAAGCTGTTTGACGATATCGACGATATTCTGGAGGGCAAGGCATGAACTATGGAATTGTAGGCTGGGCCATCGGGCGGGTTTTATGGGTTGAAGCCAGTTTGATGATCTTTCCGGTGGCCGTGGCTCTGATCTACGGCGAAGCGCCGATTAACGCCTGGTCATTCCTGATTACCATGGTGCTGCTTGTCATTTGCGGCGCGCTGCTGGGACGCAAGAAGCCGGTGATCGACAAGCTCTATACCAAGGAGGGTCTCGTCATTACCGGTTTGTCCTGGGTGGTGCTGTCTTTTTTCGGTGCTCTGCCCTTTTTTATCTCGGGCCAGATTCCGTCATTGGTCAATGCCTTGTTTGAAACAGCCTCGGGCTTTACCACCACCGGAGCCAGTATTCTGACTGACGTGGAGGCGCTGACACATTCCATGCTGTTCTGGCGCAGCTTCACCCATCTGATCGGCGGCATGGGAATCCTGGTGTTCACCATGGCCATCCTGCCCAGAATGGGAGACGATACCGTCCATATCATGAAGGCGGAAGTGCCTGGGCCGGTATTTGGCAAAATCGTCTCCAAAACCGGCAGCACCGCCCGGATTCTCTATATCGTCTACCTGGGGATGTGGGCGTTGACGGTACTGTTTCTGATGCTGGGCGGCATGCCACTGTTTGATTCCATGCTGCACGGCTTTGGCGCCGCCGGCACCGGCGGGTTTGGCATCCGCAATGGTTCAGTGCTGCCCTATAACAGCGCTTATATCGAAATGGTTCTGGGCATCGCCATGATATTGTTCGGTGTGAATTTTAACCTTTATTTCTTCCTGTTGTTCGGCAACTGGAAGACTGTGTACAAGAATGAGGAGCTGCGCTGGTACCTGGCCATCATTGCCGGGGCGATTGTCTTCATTTCCTATAATCTGAAAGACCTTTACGGACCACTGACCGAACGCCTGCGCCATGTCTTCTTTACGGTATCTTCCATCATTACAACAACTGGGTTCACTACAGTGGATTACGCGACCTGGCCCATGCAGACCCATATCATCCTGTTGCTGCTGATGTTTGTAGGCGCCATGGCCGGATCCACCGCCGGCGGTCTGAAGGTATCCCGAATCGGGATTCTGGCCAAGAATGCTCTGTCCGAACTGCGCCGGGTGCGGGAGCCCAAGCGGACCCTGGTGGTCCGGTACGAGAACCGGGCGGTCATGAAAAGCGTGACGGACAGCGTCCTGAAATATCTCGTGATTTACTGCATTGTCTTTTGGGGACTGGTGCTGCTGGTATCACCGGATGTGCCGAATTTCGTTTCAAGCTTTTCCGCTGTGGCCGCGACCTTCAACAACATCGGCCCGGGATTGGGCATGGTCGGACCGATTTACAGCTACAACGATTTTTCGGATTTCTCCAAAGTGGTTCTTACCATCGGCATGATCGCCGGCCGCCTGGAAATCTATCCGATCCTGCTGCTGTTCATGAAGCACACCTGGAAGCGGTACTGATACTCACTTCGGTCCGGTCCGCTGCCCTTCGGGATTTGTCCCTGCCGATGCGGACTTGGGGCATCCCTTTCGAACCTGCCAGATAGAGAGCTCCTGAGTTCGTTATAAGAGAGACATCCTTTACCGGGTGTCTCTTTTTCATCAAATAAGACTTTTCTATAAAACTTCTCTTAACGTTTTCCGGTTTGACACTATTTTGAGATAATCGTTGCTATAATTATATAAAATATAACGATAGGAATAATATCAACGAAAATCGACTTCGCCTGACCGGATCCCCTCAGGGATCCAGCTCATCAAATAAGAACTGGAGGACGATGGATATGAATGAAACGCTCAAGCAGCCAATGAAGCAAACCGATGGAGCGAAACTCTCCCTGTTCATGCCGACACATCTCTCCGATCCTGAAAATCGTCAGGACCCCATCGTATTCAAGAATCTATTACGAGACGCCGAGGAAAAACTGAAGGAGTTCCCGGAAGGAACCCTGGTCCGGGTTATGGATGAATTAAACCAGCTCCAGAAGGACATCATGTTCTGGAACCGTACCAAGGGAGGCATTGGCATTCTCGCCTCAGAGGCCGAAACTCGGATTCATCATCTCACCTATCCTGTTCCGGCTTCGATCAAGATCGGCCATGAATTCCATGTCCTGCCCCTGTTAAGATATCAGGAAGGCGAACCGGAAGCATTCCTGGCTGATATCAGCCGAAACCGGCTGAGGCTCTATTACTTTGACGGACATACTGTAAAGGCGGTTCGTCCGGCGGGTCTGGAACAGGACTTTTATGACCTGTTTGACGACTTCGATCCGGATTCAGACGGAGGCTCCGGCAACTTCAACGGACTGGTCGGATCCTATCACGGCGGCTGGTCCAAAGCTGAAGAAGAGCGCAAGGACCGGGAAAAGTATTTCCGGTATCTGGATAACGCGTTTACCCGTCTGTACAAAGATCAGCCCATGCCCGTAATTTTGTCCGGAACAACGGAAAATCTTTCTGCCTTCCGGGAAATCGCCAAAGGCGACTTCTACGCGGAGGCAGCCATCGATAAACCGCTCGACTCTCTGAATGCCCATCAGATCCGGGATACCGTCACCAAAATCATGGAGGACCGGCGCAAGGCAAAATATCAGAAGACCACCGACATGGCCTCCGTGGCGCTGAGTGACAACCGGGCCGAGACGGATCTGGCTAAAATCCGCAAGCTGGCTCAGGAAGGGCGCGTCGCCGAATTCCTGGTCAATGAGCAGTACATCAGCGAGGATTCGCAGGAGTTGGACAGCCTCATCAATGATCTGACTGCGACCGGCGCGAAAATCAAGCCAATGGCTTACGAGGACGATTCCCGGCCGGAGCCGTACCTGGCGATCCTGCGCTATTGATCAGAATCCCGGAAAGAACCGGCATGACGACACTTCAATAATTTCTCCTGTTCACCCCCTTGTATGAACCACCCTCCGATCACTCCCCGGCGGACGCATTGCGATGCTTCCGCCGGGGAGTTTCATGTCAGAGGTGAACAGTCCGGATGGTTGGAGTATCGGAGCACTTCACCTCACCGGCCGGATTCCTGAAGAGCGACAGACAGGGAGTCCCTGTGGTAAAATCAGGCTAGCCAGTCTATGGGAGGATTGTCATGAAATTGAGTTTGGAGCTGCTGAACCTGTTTGGCAGCGTCGCCTTATTTTTATTTGGAGTAAAACTTTTAGGGGAGGGACTGGAAAGCGTCGCTCGGGGAAAACTGCGGGAACTGATCGGACGCCTGACGCAGAACCCGATGGGAGCTTTTGCTGTGGGTCTGTTTCTGACCCTGGTGCTGCAGTTTTCTTCCGCCACCGTGATTCTGGCCATGGGACTGGTCAATTCGGGGATCATTACCCTGGCACAGGCCGCCGGGATCGTTCTGGGGGCGAACTTAGCCACCCCGCTGAAAAATCATATACTGGTCTTTGATACCAGCTTTTTCATGCCGGTCTTTTTTCTGATCGGGGCGTATCTGTACATATTTGCCAAAGAAAAGAAGAAGCGGGATCTGGCACTGATCTTTCTTGGACTGGGCATCGTGCTTGCCGGCCTGAGATTTCTGGAGCTTTCCATATCCGTTCCGGAATTTGCCCACGATCTGGAAGGCATTACAGCCTCTTTGGGAGATAACTGGTTTTTTGCGCTGCTCCTGGGGATCGGCCTCACAGTGCTGCTCCAGTCTTCCTCTGCTACGCTGGCGATTCTGATCATGCTGGCAGCCAATGGTTCGATCAGTCTGTCCGCCTCTTTCCCTATTATTCTCGGGGCGAATCTGGGAACGACTTCCACCGCGCTGCTCTCTTCCATTGGCGCTCAGCGCGACGGAAAGCGCGTAGCCCTGCTCCATTTTCTGTTCAATCTCACCGGTGTGCTGGTGCTGCTTCCGCTGAGCGGAGTTCTCATTGAGCTTTCTGGCCGCTTTTCCAATGGCAGCCAGCCCCTGCAGATCGCCAATCTGCATCTGCTCTTTAATTTAGCCATGGTTTTGGTGGTATCCCCCCTGATCCGTCCGCTGATCCGGCTGACGGATATCCTGCCGGGACGCCGGCAGGATGTGGAGGTAACGACTTCGCCGCTGCTGGACAGCCGGATGATTACCTCACCGACCATTGCGGAGGAGCAGGTGATTCAGCAAACGCTGCGCATGGCCGACTATGCCCGGAAAAATATCCGGATGGCGGTGGATGCGTTCCTGCAGAAGGATGATCGGGACTTTGAGGAAATTCAGGGCAACGAAGATTACATCAACTACCTGGAGATTCAGATCACCAGCTTTCTGGTCAAGCTATCCGCGGCCGAACCCACCGAATCCGGCCAGGAAATCGTCAATCTGTATCAGTATGTGATTGAAGCGATCAATGTGGCGATTGACTCCTTCCGCTACGGCGACAAAAACCTGGCTTCAACCATCTATGATCTGGAACGTCAGATCGGCCGGCTCGAAGGGACCTATCGCGATCAGCACATCATTCGGCTCAATCGGGGCATATGCACGACCACTTCCGGCATCCTGTTCCTTGACGTGATTTCTCATCTGAAGCGGGTGGGGAACCACTGCGTCAATATATGCGAAGTCACCTTGAAAAGCCGGCACCTGCCTTAGAGTGGAACCGTCCCGACGGCTGCCGGTTTTGAAACTCAAAGGAATCATCAAACTAATATCAGTACCAAGAAAACCAGCCCCCCGTTCTTCCAGGTATCCGGAAGTACGGGGGGCTGACTGTCAGGCTGACTGATCTGACATCGAAGGGGCTGAGTGATTGAGTTGATATCGAAGGGATTGAGTGATTGAGTTGATATCGAATGGATTGACTGATTGAGTTGATATCGAAAGATCGGGCTGATTCAGAGGCCATGAAACGGAATGCTAACCGTTGATGATCTCACCGCCGTTGATGTGGATGGTCTGACCTGTGATAAAGCTTGAGGCATAGTCCCAGGCCAGGAAGACATAAGCCTCTGCCAGTTCCACCGGCTGTCCGGGACGATCCAGCAGGCCGCCGCGGCCGAAGTTATCCAGGCCTTCCCCGGAGAAGGTCGAGGGAATCAAAGGCGTCCAGATGGGTCCCGGCGCTACCTGATTCACCCGAATCTTCTGGGCGCCAAGGTTTGCGGCCAGAGCTCGGGTAAAACCGGCGATGGCTCCCTTGGTGGAAGAGTAGTCGATGAGCTGGTCATTGCCGCGGAAGGCAGTGATGGATGTGGTATTGATGATGCTGGCACCTTCCTTCAGATGGGGCAGGGCCTCCCGGGTCAGGCAGAACATGCCGAATATATTGGTGCGGAACGTATTTTCCAGCTGTTCATCGGTGATGTCCAGCAGGCTGGGCTGAGGGTGCTGTTCTGCAGCGTTGTTGACCAGGATATCCAGTTGACCGAATTCCTCCATGGTTCGGGCGATGATCTGCCTGGAAAACTCCGGAGTGCCGATGTCTCCGGCCAGTGTCACCACCCGGACGCCATGCTTCTCGCATTCCGCTTTCGTCAGGTCAGCGTCGGCATGCTCGTCCTTATAGGCTAACAGCAGGTGAGCGCCTTCCTTGGCGTAGGCGATGGCAACCGCCCGGCCGATGCCTGAATCACCGCCCGTAATAATGGCCACTTTATCTTTCAGCCGGCCATAACCCTTCACGCTGACATCTTCATAAATCGGTTCCGTCGCCATCCGGTTCTCTTTTCCAGGCTGCTCTGCCAGTTCTTCCTTAATAATTTCTTCCCCTTTCGGGAACAGCTCTGTCTTATTGTCTGCGGGATGCATCCCGCGTCCGGTTTTTCCTTCCATTGTTTCCTCCTTAGTTGATGTGTTGAATAGGTGTTGAATCGATCGTAGATCCGCCGCTGGCAGAGTGGGTGATCGCTGGTTGAATGGGGCTTGACAGGTTTTTGACAGGTACCTGACAGGCATTTGACAGCTCTTTGGCTGCATCCGCTGAGTATCGGCTGCGCCAGCAATATCGGGGCATGCGGGAGCATCCGCTGATCGGATGACAGACCAGGATTTGTTCCTGCCTGTTCTGCTATTATCCCATCAGTTTTTCAATGGGGAGTGAACTGACGTTTAACAATGATTGACGGAGCGGGAGGGTTTTGTTAACAACTGCCTTTCTTCCTAATTTTTGCTGTCATTCCCATCATTTGTTAAGTCAGAGGGGATGAGGCAGGGAAGAATCCCTGGGTAATTGTTAACAATTTGTAAACGAAGCGAAACCTGGGGGAATTTGGGTCCGAAAAAATGACGGGTTTTTTGAATGGAGGACCGTCCGATCTTGCAGAATTGGCCTGATATCCATTACACGACGTCATAAATCCCTTCATTTTGAAAAAACGAGTGACAACTTATGCACAAACTTATGCAATGGCACTTAATGGATTGATATAACTGAAAAAAGTAAAGGTTTTCAGTCTCCAATGGCCTGTAATGGTACTGAAATTTTGATTGAAATAATCAGGGTTCATACTATAATGGATTTGAATGGAGTGGGATTATGGAACTTGTTCTTAACAAAGGTTCAGGCATACCCCTGTATAAGCAGGTCAAGCATGCCATAACCGATAAAATCAGATCAAAAGAACTTTCTGCCGGCTTCAAGATGCCGACGGAACGAGAATTGTCCGAACATCTGAAAATCAGCCGCAATACCGTATCCGCTGCCTATAAGGACCTGGAAAAAGAAGGGCTTCTGATTTCAAGGCAGGGAAAGGGAACGTTTGTCGCCGAAGAATCGGACCGGATCATCCATGGCGAAGTTCATGAGCGGATTCTGCATCTGGTGGATGCCGGAATGAAGGAAGCTTTGGACTACGGCATGGAAGCGAAGGATTTCCTGCATCTGGTGGAACAGCGCGTCGAAGAGAAACTGGATCTGATCCGGACAGCCAGCGCGGTGTACATTGAGTGCAATACCGAACAGGCCAGGTACTTTGCCCAGCAGATCGAAGCAGGGACGAACATGAAATGCGATCCTCTGACCATCGCCGACCTCATTGAGATGACGGATGAGACCAGACTGCTGCTGTATAAGGCCAAAGTTATTGTTTCAACCTTCAACCATGTCCCCGAAGTGCTCGAGTATGTTGAGAGCTTCGGCAAAACCGTCCTTGGGGTCGCGATCAATCCCGACCTGAAGACCATCGTTCGGATCGCCCGCCTGCCGCGGGAGACCAGGCTGGCTTTTGTCTGCATCTCCGATGAATTCAAAAGCAAGGTGCAGCAGGCATTCGACAATGCCGGTCTGACCGATCTGGATCTGGTGTATACCAATACCCAGGACCCAGACCAGCTGGAACGGATTCTGGCAGACAGGGATCAGATCATCGTATCACCCGGTCGTTTCCGGGACGTCAGGACCTATGTCGAACAGGAGCGGATCATTCCCTTCCTGTACAACCTGGATGAAGGCACACTCAAGACCCTCAAGCAGAATCTCCTGGAGCTGAACATCGTCTGATGCGATCCGGCCCAGACGAGGGAAGGGGTTCACAGTCACC is a window from the Clostridiaceae bacterium HFYG-1003 genome containing:
- a CDS encoding DUF6198 family protein, with product MLMQLPRPTAKLAVRFLFYVIGLFILALGVAFSVNSRLGVSPVSSLPYVASLITGLNLGLMVMASYLIYIALQMILLGKKFRWIDLTQLLFSVLFGYFVDFTKVLLGDFRIPTYPGQLLMLGISMLLISIGVVLYVNVNLINMPMEALTVAVRDRLFPKRTFSDVKIMLDTTVVTTAILLSFLFLKNVSGVREGTVLSALLVGRIMKVIHPIIVPRLRKICF
- the rplM gene encoding 50S ribosomal protein L13 — translated: MKSYLAKAGEIERKWYVVDAAGKPLGRVASQVASILRGKNKPEFTTNVDTGDFVIIINAEKVVLTGKKLDQKMLRHHSLYPGGLKETPYRVVMEKKPEFAMTEAVRRMLPKGVLGRQMATKLKVYRGSEHPHAAQNPEVLELKY
- a CDS encoding GntR family transcriptional regulator, which gives rise to MELVLNKGSGIPLYKQVKHAITDKIRSKELSAGFKMPTERELSEHLKISRNTVSAAYKDLEKEGLLISRQGKGTFVAEESDRIIHGEVHERILHLVDAGMKEALDYGMEAKDFLHLVEQRVEEKLDLIRTASAVYIECNTEQARYFAQQIEAGTNMKCDPLTIADLIEMTDETRLLLYKAKVIVSTFNHVPEVLEYVESFGKTVLGVAINPDLKTIVRIARLPRETRLAFVCISDEFKSKVQQAFDNAGLTDLDLVYTNTQDPDQLERILADRDQIIVSPGRFRDVRTYVEQERIIPFLYNLDEGTLKTLKQNLLELNIV
- the rpsI gene encoding 30S ribosomal protein S9 — protein: MAKVQYMATGRRKKSVARVRLVPGEGKVIINKREFENYFPMETTRLIVNQPLELVGMKATFDVLVNVHGGGTTGQAGAIRHGISRALVKSDENLKPELKRAGFLTRDSRMKERKKYGLKKARKSPQFSKR
- a CDS encoding TIGR02206 family membrane protein codes for the protein MDLKAMLDYFFRGNWEDYRFPLFTPVHFLLMGLTLAGIWMIRNWREPLKRDPRQRLRRFLIGGLLLEQVTQYGWYALAGTFTLGDGLPLYICRTAILAILLALLTRQSWARHLAVYWGTFGGVLALVFPVVYPMHFPHVTSFTYFGGHILMVWAVAYLLAVEEIRLTRQGLIFSLFFTNAFNLFVLWLNPRIQGNYSYFEFPPMFSEQLSQLPRPVYLGAVFLIYNLLILLIHRVFRPTASPGQNPDNDRAAITAATHQNKE
- a CDS encoding TrkH family potassium uptake protein; the protein is MNYGIVGWAIGRVLWVEASLMIFPVAVALIYGEAPINAWSFLITMVLLVICGALLGRKKPVIDKLYTKEGLVITGLSWVVLSFFGALPFFISGQIPSLVNALFETASGFTTTGASILTDVEALTHSMLFWRSFTHLIGGMGILVFTMAILPRMGDDTVHIMKAEVPGPVFGKIVSKTGSTARILYIVYLGMWALTVLFLMLGGMPLFDSMLHGFGAAGTGGFGIRNGSVLPYNSAYIEMVLGIAMILFGVNFNLYFFLLFGNWKTVYKNEELRWYLAIIAGAIVFISYNLKDLYGPLTERLRHVFFTVSSIITTTGFTTVDYATWPMQTHIILLLLMFVGAMAGSTAGGLKVSRIGILAKNALSELRRVREPKRTLVVRYENRAVMKSVTDSVLKYLVIYCIVFWGLVLLVSPDVPNFVSSFSAVAATFNNIGPGLGMVGPIYSYNDFSDFSKVVLTIGMIAGRLEIYPILLLFMKHTWKRY
- the trkA gene encoding Trk system potassium transporter TrkA — encoded protein: MRIVIGGGGKVGTFLCQELSKANHDVFLIEMKEQILQDIIDMNDITGIVGNAADYETLMEAEIHRADMFIAVTSSDEVNMIAAILAKHLGAHHTTVRVRNPIYTNKNNMLNQGLGLDVLINPDYEAAFHIAGLIRNSHALNIESFSNNRVSLIELHIDPGSKLHNMPLVEFRQRFGAILVTVIERNGEVIIPDGTTRLQTGDNFFIVGERSAISNFYTLVGRSEKTIRSVLILGGGHISFYLAKLLESSGKEITILEVDPARAEELSEQLPFARILQGDGSDQDFLEEARISSYDCMVTLTGIDEENIIASLFGLHKGVQKIITKVNRTNILKLLQNQGIDAVVTPKFLVANRILKKVRSVESSRSSNVDDIYRIAGNNAEALMFTINKESRALNVPLRKLKIRKDAIIACILRGSQIIYPDGNTTIQSSDQVLVVTTSKLFDDIDDILEGKA
- a CDS encoding SDR family oxidoreductase, producing the protein MEGKTGRGMHPADNKTELFPKGEEIIKEELAEQPGKENRMATEPIYEDVSVKGYGRLKDKVAIITGGDSGIGRAVAIAYAKEGAHLLLAYKDEHADADLTKAECEKHGVRVVTLAGDIGTPEFSRQIIARTMEEFGQLDILVNNAAEQHPQPSLLDITDEQLENTFRTNIFGMFCLTREALPHLKEGASIINTTSITAFRGNDQLIDYSSTKGAIAGFTRALAANLGAQKIRVNQVAPGPIWTPLIPSTFSGEGLDNFGRGGLLDRPGQPVELAEAYVFLAWDYASSFITGQTIHINGGEIING
- a CDS encoding Na/Pi cotransporter family protein codes for the protein MKLSLELLNLFGSVALFLFGVKLLGEGLESVARGKLRELIGRLTQNPMGAFAVGLFLTLVLQFSSATVILAMGLVNSGIITLAQAAGIVLGANLATPLKNHILVFDTSFFMPVFFLIGAYLYIFAKEKKKRDLALIFLGLGIVLAGLRFLELSISVPEFAHDLEGITASLGDNWFFALLLGIGLTVLLQSSSATLAILIMLAANGSISLSASFPIILGANLGTTSTALLSSIGAQRDGKRVALLHFLFNLTGVLVLLPLSGVLIELSGRFSNGSQPLQIANLHLLFNLAMVLVVSPLIRPLIRLTDILPGRRQDVEVTTSPLLDSRMITSPTIAEEQVIQQTLRMADYARKNIRMAVDAFLQKDDRDFEEIQGNEDYINYLEIQITSFLVKLSAAEPTESGQEIVNLYQYVIEAINVAIDSFRYGDKNLASTIYDLERQIGRLEGTYRDQHIIRLNRGICTTTSGILFLDVISHLKRVGNHCVNICEVTLKSRHLP